In Sulfuriferula thiophila, the sequence CGTTGACGCTGTAGAAAAACCCCTTTTTCACTGATTTTCGGACGCAATTTTCCCACCCGAATCGTTTCTGTTCCGACATCAAATTCCGGTTGTGATTTTTACTGCGGCAAGCATGGGTCTGTTGTTCCGCCAGTGACGTGAAACTGCGGGCGTAGCGTGGGCATTATCCCATCATTTACTGCGCATACCCATGATGCGCCAGCTTCTCGATGTTATGCACCAGACAGAACAGCTTCCACTGTGCATCCACCTTCTTTTGCCCTCTGAGCGTGAAGCGGTTGAGCTGCTTGTTGTGCCGCAGGTTACCGAATACCGGCTCCACCGTGGCGAAGCGTCTGCCATAGCGGGCGCGACCTTCGGGGCTGTCTATGCGGGCTTTCATTTTGTCGGTGTAGCTCACCCCATCGCGCTTGCCCCGGAAGAACGATACCTGTCTTGTTTTGGTCTTATGCGGGGTCAGCAGACAACGCTCGCGCTGCATGCAAGGCACGCAATCACGCTGCGCACCCTGAAACTTCACTGCTGCGTAGCCGTTGATCGTGCAGCCACTGCCGTTCCCATAGAGTTGCTTGCCCGCAGGGCAGATACACGTTCCTGTATCCGGATCGTAGTCGAAATCTTTGGGTTGATAACGCACAGCCGGTTTGGCTTTGCCTGTCTTGTCATGCAGCGGGTCCGGGTTGGTTTTGTATTTGCCCTGACCCGCAAAGCGGGCATCGCGGCTACGCATATTGTTGTCAGCGATTAATGCATCAACGTGCATATCGGCCAATTGCCTGAGGTTGGTTTCAGAGTGGTAGCCTGCATCGGCAGTGATCAGGCTGGTGTCGGTGATGAGCGAGTGGTTAATTTGAGTAGATTGGATGGACTTTACTACCGGGATCAGTAATTCCTGTTCACTGCCGGTGCCGTGGGCCTGCGCTTCGACGATGATCTGGTGTTTGGCATCGACTGCGGCCACGCCAGTGTAGCCTTGTATCACGCCTTTGCTGGTGGCCATCTTGGCGGATTCATTGTCGGTGCGGTTGCTTTTGCGTATGGCGCCTTTGCTGCCCTTGCGGTCTTCCGGGTGATGCGTC encodes:
- a CDS encoding IS1182 family transposase, with amino-acid sequence MARYKHIDTSPRFLAVDLQRQLLPGTFEYALNRLLDHELDLSSFDARFCNDETGAAAYPPAMLLKIVLFAYSQGIISSRNIERACREHVTFIALSGDSQPHFTTIAGFVSSLGDDITRIFTQILFICDKQGLIGREMFAIDGVKLPSNASKTRSGTRTDFERQVAKLEAAAKVMLERHREADQCAIEPDLRAKETQRITRLQRDAAEIRSWLTHHPEDRKGSKGAIRKSNRTDNESAKMATSKGVIQGYTGVAAVDAKHQIIVEAQAHGTGSEQELLIPVVKSIQSTQINHSLITDTSLITADAGYHSETNLRQLADMHVDALIADNNMRSRDARFAGQGKYKTNPDPLHDKTGKAKPAVRYQPKDFDYDPDTGTCICPAGKQLYGNGSGCTINGYAAVKFQGAQRDCVPCMQRERCLLTPHKTKTRQVSFFRGKRDGVSYTDKMKARIDSPEGRARYGRRFATVEPVFGNLRHNKQLNRFTLRGQKKVDAQWKLFCLVHNIEKLAHHGYAQ